The proteins below are encoded in one region of Synchiropus splendidus isolate RoL2022-P1 chromosome 13, RoL_Sspl_1.0, whole genome shotgun sequence:
- the LOC128769581 gene encoding phosducin-like, translating to MFGPAQEEEEFPINHTGPKGVINDWRKFKLDSMDHTLPQSKRELMRQMSREDDKERLTRKMSAQEYELVQDEDEQCLKRYRKHCMQELHEHLSQSPRFGNIYELDSGEAFLQVIEKEHRLTTLVVHIYQTHVKGCEQMNSCLECLASEYPSVKFCRIDAVATGHSERFSSEVLPAVLVYKAGELLGNFMAITKHFSDDFFAPDVEALLNEYGLLPKKFTESGFGDPEDGDVE from the exons ATGTTCGGCCCAgcccaggaggaggaagagttccCCATTAATCACACAG GTCCAAAGGGAGTAATAAATGACTGGCGCAAGTTTAAACTGGATAGCATGGATCATACTCTTCCTCAGAGTAAGAGAGAGCTGATGCGGCAGATGTCGAGAGAGGATGATAAGGAGAGGCTGACAAGGAAG ATGAGTGCCCAGGAGTACGAGCTGGTCCAGGATGAGGACGAGCAATGCCTGAAACGCTACAGGAAACACTGTATGCAAGAACTGCATGAACACCTGAGCCAAAGCCCAAGGTTTGGCAATATCTATGAGCTAGACAGCGGTGAAGCCTTCCTGCAGGTCATTGAGAAGGAACATCGTCTGACGACATTGGTGGTTCACATCTACCAGACTCATGTCAAAG GCTGTGAACAAATGAATTCCTGTCTGGAATGCCTTGCGTCAGAATACCCGAGTGTCAAATTCTGTCGAATCGATGCTGTGGCAACAGGACATTCAGAGCGCTTTTCATCGGAG GTTCTTCCTGCTGTGCTGGTGTACAAGGCTGGTGAGCTGCTTGGTAATTTCATGGCCATCACGAAACACTTCAGTGATGATTTCTTTGCACCTGACGTGGAGGCCCTTCTCAATGAATATGGTCTCCTGCCCAAGAAGTTCACAGAGAGTGGCTTTGGTGACCCTGAAGATGGAGACGTGGAATAG